TATCCTTAATGAGCGTTAATTATAACCAATATATAAGATATGCCCCAATTGTCAAAATCCATGATTTCCGAGCCTATATAAGGATACAAGTAATTGCTTGCATTAATCATGGGTCTTATAGCCTAAATTCCACATGCCCCCCATGGCTTTAAATTCTGATGATCATGGCTATTCTTTGCTGAATGAATTTGATATATCAGAAGGAACGAAACAGCTTCCTGCCCTTGATCGCCTATCGAAGTTCTAAGGAAGACGACTACCGAAGTCAATGGTATTTCCTGAAACCGTTCATCAAGTAATATTTATGGAGTTTTAGTCTTATTATACCTTGATCTTCAACTTCAAAAGTTAGGCACGGATGCTCCATGACATGTGTGATGGAATGAGTAGATACATGTAGAAAGTAGTGTTTCATCGTTTTGCTTGAGAGATGGCTAGCATCTTGCTATAAGGTAAGCTAATCTTCCAAAGGTAAAATATAGGAGATAACACAGATCTGATAATATTCATAGATCTGACTGTATAATTGTACATATGATGCTATTATTTATGGTTAATATGATTCCCACACATAGTACATTTTAATATCTTGCTTCTATAATTTGTAGGAGTAGTTGGTGCTCATTTTATTGTACGTAGGTCCTCCTTATCTAAATATACTACATATATGGAATCTTTAGATAGATCCAAGTGTATGTACTTTTTTAGAAATTTTTGAAGTAATCAGCCGAAGGTAATCATGAATATACTATCGCGAAGTCAAGAAAGTATGTCAACTCCTATGGACGAATTTAAATTATTTTTAAAGTGAAGTACCATCCGACTAATCTGGGCACAGAAACCTAAATGTAGTTGGAGATGTAGTGTTTTGTATGACGTTTCCTTCTATGTGGTTTCATAACTTCTACATGTTTTTTATAATATTAGTTTACTGTTGCCTTTAACTCTATATAGGGGAATAAACATTTTGTTTCATGACAACAGATCACCATGGACGGGGAGTGGCCGCAATACAACAGTGTTGTGTACAATGATCTTGACCCGTTCATGACAAGTGAACATAGCCACCTATTGCAGCACGACCATGGTGATGAGACATATGGTCTACTTGGAGCCACTGCCAACGTGGGAATGATTGATAATACCAACGTTGTTGCTGGAAACCAAGGAAACAACAACGTAGAAACCTACAGTGAGCAGAGGATGGAGACAAGGCGTACCAACTATCACCGTCTCCGCAGAGAACAGATCCAACAACTTGAAGCGTACTATAATTACTCAATCATTGTTTCTTACCTATCGAAGATGATGTTTACTAATGCATTTTCATTAACGTCATCTGTAGTGTCTTCCGGGAAATCCCTTATCCTGATGAGAAACTCCGGAAGAGCCTTAGTGAGAGGCTTGGCATGAGTGCCCAACAGGTCAAGTTCTGGTTCCAAAACCATCGCAGCAACAGTAAGGTAAATACTATTCTTCTCCATGCTGAATAACATGAGATGTCACCACATGGGTCAGCTAAGACATGCAACTATGCAGATTTTTGCGGTTAAATAGTATAAACTCCAATGAACAAAGTAGCATTATTTGTCACCTGAACTCAAAATGCCATGGGTGAGGCTTTTTGGCGCTCTCGCTCAATGGAGAGAGAATtttaaaaataatagaaaatcCAGTTTTTTAGATTCAAAAATATCTGAAGATAAGTTCATAAGTAAGTATATAGATGTGTGTAAAACCTAATTTTGAAATACGTTTTGATGTTAGTTGTACGAAAAATCATGTATGTTAATAGTGAAGAGTACATGTGCTAGACATACGTTGTTTTGCTATTTTTGCGTAACCATCTTAAAAATGTATTTCACCACGTAACTTTACACAGAACTAGTATTCATCGATAGGTATGTGCATATTATTGTCATGCTTTTTTTGAATTCAAATAATAtgatttttgaaattttaaaattgaGACTACATGAAGCTCGAGCTCCAATAGCAAATCCTACAATGTACTACGATGTTACCTTCGTGAACATGGGGTCATACTCTTATAATAACCGCTGAAATGATGCATTCACGAAATTAATAAATACAGGGCAAGACGCAAAGGCGGGAGACCACCACTCTTCAGTTAGAGAACAAGATGCTAAAATCTGACAGGCAAGCCATCTTGTCG
This Triticum aestivum cultivar Chinese Spring unplaced genomic scaffold, IWGSC CS RefSeq v2.1 scaffold69, whole genome shotgun sequence DNA region includes the following protein-coding sequences:
- the LOC123176677 gene encoding homeobox-leucine zipper protein ROC5-like yields the protein MDGEWPQYNSVVYNDLDPFMTSEHSHLLQHDHGDETYGLLGATANVGMIDNTNVVAGNQGNNNVETYSEQRMETRRTNYHRLRREQIQQLEAVFREIPYPDEKLRKSLSERLGMSAQQVKFWFQNHRSNSKGKTQRRETTTLQLENKMLKSDRQAILSAMENSTCLKCRGAVVQTQDTTERQRLFKENMKLKEELRLAATHLKEGLQQNGMWPRLTRN